From a single Loigolactobacillus coryniformis subsp. coryniformis KCTC 3167 = DSM 20001 genomic region:
- a CDS encoding phage tail protein, translated as MVLTVKDFQGNIAPINNPTTASLVDTFGQVSQITVTFLRSLNPNVANMMQPRTLLINEDTQQQYRLQSVSATPSGGDYSIQAVFLGILHDWNDHYVDGTIKDTQSLDACMQLLTNGTSVTYTIHDSFPNFEFSTEFGKGKAYDLFLNTLVSDFGFEFSIDNQHIDIYKTIGQQDAFVWLDTLSFNTLNEQSDYTAIATHIKGTGKMDDNSKPLATAEYSSPHVKDYGVIDADFVSDERFTNNDALLAYLKTKLQDYPLIQRTITLNNDNTKSPFKLNKDAVAVGDHGYLRARNGVDVNTRITEITRDLTGHTATQITLGNQIKTFDRITADLQLARQQAAQQITDIKNEQSTIINNNVSTLDGGESVVRYADYAETLPTGQD; from the coding sequence ATGGTGCTAACAGTAAAAGATTTTCAAGGCAATATAGCGCCGATTAATAATCCGACTACTGCCTCACTAGTTGACACGTTTGGACAGGTCTCACAAATCACAGTTACATTTTTACGCAGCCTTAATCCTAATGTAGCCAACATGATGCAGCCTAGGACACTGTTAATTAATGAAGACACGCAACAGCAGTATCGCCTTCAATCAGTCAGCGCAACACCATCTGGCGGAGATTACAGTATACAAGCAGTTTTTCTGGGAATATTGCATGATTGGAACGATCACTACGTTGATGGGACGATTAAAGACACACAGTCGCTGGACGCTTGCATGCAATTACTAACTAATGGGACCAGTGTTACCTATACGATTCATGACAGCTTTCCAAACTTTGAATTCTCAACTGAGTTCGGCAAAGGCAAGGCTTATGATCTTTTCTTAAATACACTTGTCAGTGATTTTGGCTTTGAGTTTAGCATTGATAACCAGCATATTGATATTTATAAAACCATCGGGCAACAAGATGCGTTTGTTTGGTTGGACACCCTTAGCTTTAACACACTCAACGAACAATCAGACTATACGGCAATCGCTACGCATATTAAGGGAACTGGCAAGATGGATGATAACAGCAAACCACTAGCGACTGCTGAATACAGTAGTCCACATGTCAAGGATTATGGCGTTATTGATGCCGATTTTGTCAGTGATGAACGCTTTACTAATAATGATGCACTATTAGCATATCTTAAAACGAAGTTACAAGATTATCCGTTAATTCAACGGACAATTACGTTGAATAATGATAATACTAAAAGCCCCTTTAAATTAAATAAAGATGCAGTAGCAGTTGGTGACCACGGCTATTTACGTGCTCGTAACGGAGTTGATGTTAATACTCGTATTACTGAGATTACACGTGATTTAACTGGTCATACTGCTACGCAAATAACGCTAGGCAATCAGATTAAAACGTTTGATCGGATTACCGCCGATTTACAATTAGCCCGTCAACAAGCAGCACAACAGATTACGGACATTAAAAACGAGCAGTCAACGATCATCAACAATAACGTGTCAACGCTAGATGGGGGTGAGTCAGTTGTCAGATACGCCGATTACGCAGAAACGTTACCTACAGGACAAGACTAA
- a CDS encoding DUF4352 domain-containing protein, translating to MKKLLGLLSVGIISLGLAGCGQQNKTKNKQEKALTVSVDKRTYDVRTSGNDDIYDTALVTGKTTPGAKVYVNDSGKEKAENWHGEDTADSNGLFKIKVYNGSEKVFHYVVYSKLKGKISKEVPISIKDHESSIDDQRASTYVSDDSSSKDSSTASTGNDTYSSVKNYNVNWSDNSWAGLNISIDKVDVGALKSPEETTDNAEANGIIRVHFTINNTQRDLSTYPNQATLQTSDGQQIDADLSDSDDIGGDFMQGTQKDGYVYFLVPTLDNASDITNIRLKFDGDYDTDNYEDDNSMHSFDTGIINLN from the coding sequence ATGAAAAAACTGTTGGGTTTATTAAGCGTGGGGATTATTTCTTTGGGATTAGCTGGATGCGGTCAACAAAATAAGACGAAAAACAAACAGGAAAAGGCACTCACTGTATCCGTAGATAAACGTACTTACGATGTACGTACTTCTGGTAATGATGATATTTATGATACGGCTTTGGTTACAGGAAAGACAACTCCTGGTGCAAAAGTTTACGTTAATGATTCGGGAAAAGAAAAAGCAGAGAATTGGCATGGTGAAGATACGGCGGATAGCAACGGGCTTTTTAAAATTAAAGTCTACAACGGCTCAGAAAAAGTTTTTCATTATGTAGTTTATTCAAAATTAAAAGGGAAGATTTCAAAAGAAGTTCCAATTAGTATTAAAGACCATGAATCTTCAATTGACGACCAAAGAGCCTCTACGTACGTCTCAGATGATTCAAGCTCTAAAGACTCTTCGACTGCTTCAACTGGTAACGATACTTACAGTAGTGTTAAAAACTATAACGTTAACTGGTCAGATAACAGTTGGGCAGGATTAAATATTTCTATTGATAAAGTTGATGTAGGAGCATTGAAGTCACCTGAAGAAACAACTGACAACGCTGAAGCAAATGGTATTATTCGTGTTCATTTTACCATTAACAATACCCAACGCGACCTGTCCACCTACCCTAACCAGGCTACACTGCAAACAAGCGATGGTCAGCAAATTGATGCTGACTTATCAGACAGTGATGATATTGGTGGTGATTTTATGCAAGGTACCCAAAAAGACGGATATGTATATTTTCTTGTGCCTACATTAGACAACGCCTCAGATATTACAAATATTCGCTTAAAGTTTGATGGCGATTATGATACTGATAACTATGAGGACGATAATTCAATGCATAGCTTCGATACAGGAATAATTAATTTAAATTGA
- a CDS encoding site-specific integrase: protein MASISEYQLKNGQKRYKIQVYGGLDPLTGKESRIIRKGFKRAKDAKLAANKLENDIANGQHKKTDLTIGDFLTQWITELKVNVKEGSMILYRYNINHYLIPTIGKIRLSKYNLAQHQIFINKLFNEKNLSLNTVKLINGTLSNAFKKAVKIGYVEKNPTIGTEFIKTKVDAEKRKVLHYWENDQVTKFLEAAKNERDQVWYYFFLTIIDTGLRKGEAMALRWSDISFKNNTLTVNKTRIYRDEHGNDEIALDYPKTANSVRTIPLSHRLGKTLRELYRLQHPNVVKVDTASIPLEKIKLPIRDFIFVYKFGKGLPLRSKSTNGAFDRITKRAGLPHIKIHDLRHTHAVLLRQAGVSLDDIKDLLGHKDISTTQIYAHITPQVKEKAMDKYDQLINH from the coding sequence ATGGCTTCAATTTCCGAATATCAGCTAAAAAATGGACAAAAACGCTATAAAATTCAAGTTTACGGTGGTTTAGACCCATTAACAGGTAAAGAGTCCAGAATAATTCGTAAAGGCTTTAAACGAGCTAAGGACGCCAAATTAGCAGCTAATAAATTAGAAAACGACATAGCAAATGGTCAACACAAAAAAACTGACTTAACGATTGGTGATTTTCTCACCCAATGGATTACCGAATTAAAGGTCAACGTTAAGGAAGGGAGCATGATTCTCTACCGTTATAATATTAACCATTATTTAATTCCAACGATCGGAAAAATCAGGTTGTCTAAATACAACCTAGCTCAGCATCAGATTTTTATCAATAAATTATTTAACGAAAAAAATCTCAGTTTAAACACAGTTAAACTGATCAATGGTACACTCAGTAATGCCTTTAAAAAAGCAGTAAAAATTGGTTATGTCGAAAAGAATCCGACCATTGGCACAGAATTCATTAAAACTAAAGTGGACGCTGAAAAAAGAAAGGTACTACATTATTGGGAGAATGATCAAGTTACTAAGTTCCTAGAAGCTGCTAAAAATGAGCGCGACCAAGTTTGGTATTATTTTTTTCTTACGATCATAGACACCGGTTTACGTAAAGGCGAAGCAATGGCCTTGCGCTGGTCTGATATTAGTTTTAAAAACAATACGCTCACCGTCAATAAAACACGGATTTACCGCGATGAACATGGCAACGATGAAATAGCCTTGGATTATCCTAAAACGGCTAATTCTGTACGTACCATTCCCCTATCGCACCGTCTTGGTAAAACATTGCGCGAACTATACAGATTGCAGCATCCTAATGTGGTAAAGGTTGATACGGCATCGATACCTCTAGAAAAAATTAAACTACCAATTAGAGATTTTATTTTCGTTTATAAATTTGGCAAAGGCTTACCCTTACGCTCAAAATCGACCAATGGTGCATTTGACCGTATCACTAAACGCGCTGGACTACCCCACATTAAAATCCATGATTTGAGACATACGCATGCCGTGCTATTACGTCAAGCCGGAGTAAGCCTTGACGACATAAAAGATTTACTTGGTCATAAAGATATTTCGACTACTCAAATTTACGCACACATTACGCCACAAGTTAAAGAAAAAGCCATGGATAAATACGATCAATTAATTAATCATTAA
- a CDS encoding IS701 family transposase — MLNSFYQKSSLLTTLHAYFSDLKAAGLSKPMGLNYFWLCLALLVIGDRHSIRHLFEQFLGRVTKHSLNTFYRALAVIGNHLPQLEVRNLTYLLTLIPTTCQDLPLLLVLDDTVQPKFGHKFTGVKYLFDHAAHTGKRLVNAHDFVTLGLMIPTQRDQDDQPVYTFLPLATHLYQAEQATKYQQAAQMIKTTLKSIASDQQVFLLCDSWYPKAEINQLVMTQPNLAMIANVRKDTAMFGLPKRTGKRGRPRKYGDQIHLGNIALNLCSAGDQIGIVRCLTRLMPQPVYMIRVQRKTTCRLFMATSAPEELAAITTETLAVDPTQLTYRTPETSAPAPALRALAYYQKRWAIETYFYEMKTFWHFGDYAVRSVAKIEADHHLLNTAYTLMIVLPLTQPSLAFLVTKSLRERKLWLSRQIQAALFLASLARQVQRRLKTTPAKVVIQWLASCWSGVSEKL; from the coding sequence GTGTTGAACTCATTTTATCAAAAATCATCACTTTTAACCACCCTCCACGCCTATTTTTCTGATTTAAAAGCGGCTGGCTTGTCTAAGCCAATGGGCCTTAACTATTTTTGGTTGTGTCTAGCGTTGTTAGTGATCGGTGACCGCCACTCGATCCGCCACTTATTTGAACAATTTCTGGGCCGGGTGACGAAGCATTCTTTGAACACGTTTTATCGGGCTTTGGCAGTGATCGGTAACCACTTGCCACAGTTAGAAGTGCGCAACTTGACGTATTTACTGACCTTGATTCCCACTACTTGTCAGGACTTGCCCTTATTATTGGTTCTGGATGACACGGTCCAACCCAAGTTCGGCCACAAATTTACCGGCGTCAAATATCTATTCGATCACGCCGCACATACGGGTAAGCGGCTCGTCAATGCCCATGATTTCGTTACTTTAGGTCTGATGATCCCAACACAGCGGGACCAAGATGACCAGCCAGTTTATACGTTCTTGCCGTTAGCCACGCACCTTTATCAGGCGGAACAGGCGACCAAATACCAGCAAGCGGCGCAAATGATCAAGACGACTTTGAAATCGATCGCCAGCGACCAACAAGTGTTCCTACTGTGTGACAGTTGGTATCCCAAAGCTGAGATCAACCAACTGGTCATGACGCAACCTAATCTAGCTATGATCGCCAATGTGCGTAAAGATACCGCCATGTTTGGCTTACCCAAACGCACCGGTAAGCGCGGTCGGCCGCGGAAATATGGTGACCAGATCCATTTGGGAAATATTGCATTAAATCTTTGTTCGGCCGGAGATCAGATCGGTATAGTGCGGTGTCTGACACGCTTGATGCCCCAGCCAGTTTACATGATCCGCGTACAACGCAAGACGACTTGTCGTCTGTTCATGGCGACGAGCGCGCCCGAAGAATTAGCGGCGATCACAACCGAAACCCTAGCCGTTGATCCGACCCAGCTCACCTATCGGACGCCGGAGACCAGCGCCCCTGCGCCAGCGCTACGAGCGTTGGCCTACTATCAAAAACGTTGGGCGATCGAGACCTATTTTTATGAAATGAAAACATTCTGGCACTTCGGTGATTACGCCGTGCGTTCAGTAGCCAAGATTGAAGCCGATCATCATTTATTGAATACGGCGTATACCTTGATGATCGTATTGCCATTGACCCAACCTAGTTTAGCTTTTTTGGTAACCAAAAGTTTGCGTGAACGCAAACTCTGGTTAAGTCGGCAAATTCAAGCGGCGCTGTTTTTGGCTAGTTTAGCGCGGCAAGTGCAAAGGCGGTTAAAAACAACACCGGCCAAAGTGGTGATTCAGTGGTTGGCTTCTTGTTGGTCGGGGGTCAGTGAAAAGCTGTAA
- a CDS encoding helix-turn-helix domain-containing protein has product MIKTKIQTRAALRNERKKLDLTQSELALKLNIAEITVRKIESGDRNPGMTMTKKYVDFFNKDASYLFPDIFLPLLDTKRIKKSKQEVG; this is encoded by the coding sequence GTGATTAAAACGAAAATACAAACAAGAGCAGCATTGCGCAATGAACGTAAAAAACTAGATCTAACACAATCTGAATTAGCGCTAAAACTGAACATTGCGGAGATAACAGTCAGAAAAATTGAATCTGGTGATCGTAATCCAGGTATGACAATGACAAAAAAATATGTTGATTTTTTTAATAAAGATGCTTCTTATCTTTTTCCAGATATTTTTTTACCTTTATTAGATACGAAACGTATCAAAAAATCGAAACAGGAGGTGGGCTGA
- a CDS encoding phage tail domain-containing protein — protein sequence MAKDDDIMIVTPTGEQILASSIGIHTESFSPPSPNYSHTYTSISSHRVTASTAQLQQRTIPWVFDINSNDKYDQSLQRLEVFRLLGGSEDFYVIDMRVPFIRWPVHVDGGFSVSPYQGSNVISDDVTVNLIVSEGYGETVTTSDNLNQMAAFGMALPTNNELDYTFKNQTTAKVYIAGVVPINADEHPMLIKFHGDVANALSIKNVTTNQTFSLTKPLNKNQELLIWGNVPAIDGTQVYGSSNHAYLDFQLGFNDIVISGATNFDVTFSTRFYY from the coding sequence ATGGCTAAGGATGATGACATTATGATTGTCACGCCTACCGGTGAACAGATACTTGCAAGTTCGATTGGCATTCACACCGAAAGCTTCTCGCCGCCGTCACCTAATTACAGCCACACCTATACATCAATTTCATCACATCGTGTTACTGCGTCAACTGCTCAACTGCAGCAGCGGACAATACCATGGGTGTTTGATATTAATAGTAACGATAAGTATGACCAGAGCCTACAACGCCTGGAAGTATTTAGATTATTAGGCGGATCAGAAGACTTTTATGTGATCGACATGCGGGTGCCATTTATTCGATGGCCAGTACACGTTGATGGCGGCTTTTCCGTGAGCCCTTATCAGGGATCCAATGTCATATCAGATGATGTGACTGTAAATCTAATCGTAAGTGAGGGCTATGGAGAGACGGTGACCACCAGTGATAACCTTAATCAGATGGCAGCATTCGGTATGGCTCTGCCCACTAATAATGAGCTTGATTATACTTTTAAAAACCAGACTACCGCCAAGGTTTATATTGCTGGTGTAGTGCCGATTAATGCGGACGAACATCCAATGTTGATTAAATTTCATGGTGATGTGGCTAACGCGTTGTCCATCAAGAATGTGACAACAAACCAGACGTTTTCGTTGACGAAGCCCTTGAATAAAAATCAAGAGCTTTTAATTTGGGGTAATGTTCCGGCTATAGATGGCACACAAGTCTATGGCAGCTCAAATCATGCTTATTTAGACTTCCAGTTGGGTTTCAACGATATTGTTATTTCCGGCGCTACCAATTTTGATGTAACTTTTTCAACAAGATTCTACTATTAA
- a CDS encoding ImmA/IrrE family metallo-endopeptidase, giving the protein MKEDLETVIGYMGHRYKTFDPFVIAEKLNVQVEWQNFGERPIGETKYYPTMNGNKAPIILLNEKVRDRPERYFAMAHELGHVIEHEGLESYYEFNRRNRSKVEVEADTFAAHLLTNLFVEEHDRAANNYQELVWTYGFPKMSSY; this is encoded by the coding sequence ATGAAAGAAGATTTAGAGACGGTTATCGGGTATATGGGTCACCGTTATAAAACATTTGATCCGTTTGTTATTGCGGAAAAATTAAATGTTCAAGTGGAATGGCAAAATTTCGGAGAACGACCTATCGGTGAAACAAAGTATTATCCTACTATGAATGGTAATAAAGCACCTATCATTCTACTAAATGAAAAAGTACGTGATAGACCTGAGCGATATTTTGCAATGGCCCATGAATTGGGTCATGTGATTGAGCATGAAGGATTAGAAAGCTACTATGAATTCAATCGTCGTAATCGTAGCAAAGTTGAAGTTGAAGCGGATACCTTTGCAGCGCATCTACTCACTAACCTATTTGTTGAAGAACATGATCGAGCTGCAAACAATTATCAAGAACTCGTTTGGACATATGGCTTTCCTAAAATGAGTTCATACTAA
- a CDS encoding helix-turn-helix domain-containing protein: MLGERLKELRKNKAQTQEQVAKYLGISRAAYSHFENNRNEPDYSTLDKLANYYGVTTDYLLERNNTPQWADKRDTTDLKKFLDDDSGMTYDGDNLTEEENEQLRVALTQIFWKRRRAERKISRDTEENL, encoded by the coding sequence ATGCTGGGTGAACGGCTAAAAGAACTTCGAAAAAATAAGGCACAAACCCAAGAACAAGTTGCAAAGTATCTTGGTATTTCCCGTGCCGCCTACTCTCATTTTGAGAACAATAGAAATGAACCCGACTATAGCACCTTAGATAAATTAGCTAACTACTACGGGGTTACGACCGATTATTTATTAGAGAGGAATAATACACCTCAATGGGCCGATAAACGTGATACAACGGATCTAAAAAAATTTCTAGATGATGATTCGGGTATGACTTACGATGGTGATAACTTAACCGAAGAAGAAAATGAACAACTGCGTGTTGCTCTTACACAAATATTTTGGAAACGTCGCCGAGCTGAACGCAAGATTTCACGCGACACTGAAGAAAATCTATAA